GTGCAGCGCATCGTCTGCAGCTGGCCCGGTGACTTCGACATCCAGAGACCGCTGCAGCTGGGCTTTCGCGTCGATGCGGATTTCGACAGCGTGGTGAGGGCTCATATCAGCGCGACATGAATCGCTGACCCAGACGGCGCCATGGGGCGTCGTCGTGCCATCCAATAACAACAAGAGGAATTTCCAATGGACGCAACTGCTATCGCCGGCCCACAGCTGATGGTGGGCCTGGTCCTGGCCATCATCGTACTCATCGTACTGGTGCTCAAGACCCGTATCCACGCCCTGCTGGCGCTGATCATCGCCGCATCGATCGCCGGCCTGGTCGGCGGCATGGCGCCCGATGCGCTGGTCAAATCCATCACGACCGGATTCGGTGCCACGCTGTCGACCATCGGCCTGGTGATCGGTTTCGGTGTGATGATGGGCCGCCTGCTGGAAGTCTCCGGCGCGGCCGAGCGAATGGCCTACACCTTCGTGCGCTGGCTGGGCAGCAAGCGCGAAGAATGGGCGATGATGGTTACCGGCTACATCGTCTCGGTACCGATCTTCTGCGATTCGGCATTCGTGATCCTCAACCCGCTGGTCCGTGCACTGTCGCGCAACACCGGCAAATCGATGCTTACCCTGGGTATCGCCCTGGCCGCCGGCCTGATGCTGACCCACCATGCGGTGCCGCCGACTCCCGGGCCACTGGGCATCGCCGGGATCTTCAACGTCGACGTCGGGCTGATGATTTTCTGGGGCATGGTGTTCACCCTTCCCGGCATGTTCGTGCTGGTGGCCTATGCCCGCATCATGGGCCCGCGGATCGAGGCGATGATCGCCCAGAGCGGCCAGGCACCGCTCGAGCCGGCCGCAGCCTACCGCGATGTGCTCGAGCGTGCCGATGCCCGCGAGGCCGAACTGCCACCGCTGTGGCTGTCGATGTTGCCGATTCTGCTGCCGATTCTGCTGATCTTCGCCAACACCCTGATCGTCGCGATCACCAAGCTCAACGGTGACAGCACCCTCGCCCAGAGCCTGTTCGGCCAAACGATCGCTTTCGTTGGCAACCCGGTCATCGCCGTCGGGCTCGGAGTGCTGGCTGCGCTGTATGGCCTGGTGCCACGGCGTCCGCGCGAGGAAGTCATCGCGCATATGGAAAAGGGCGTGGAAAGCGCAGGCATCATCCTGCTGGTGACCGGTGCCGGCGGCGCGCTGGGTGCGGTGCTGCGCGACAGCGGTGCAGGCCAGTACATGGGCGAGTGGGTGGCCACGCTGCCACTGCCGGCCGTGCTGATTCCCTTCGTGATCGCTTCGCTGGTGCGCCTGATCCAAGGCAGCGGTACGGTGGCGATGATCACCGGCGCGTCCATTTCCGCGCCGATCCTGGCCTCGATACCCGATGTCAACATGGTATTCGCCGCCCAGGCAGCGGCGATCGGGTCGATGGTATTCAGCTACTTCAACGACAGCTATTTCTGGGTCGTCAACCGCATGCTCGGAGTGACCAATGCCAAGCACCAGCTGCTCACCTGGTCGGTTCCAACCACGCTCGGCTGGCTCAGCTCCTTGCTCACCCTTCTGCTGTTCAACGCGATTCTCGGCTAACGGCCGCCGACGTCGACCACCAGCCAGCACGGCTCTGGCCTGGCCAGGAGGTCGGCAACAGCCTTCCGGCCATTGCTCACCCTGCCCATTCGCACGGCGCAGGGTGGACACGCCTTGTCGATCCATCGCTCTGCAGTCACGGTTGGCGTAAAAAGCGCGAGCCACCCGCGCAGCTCGCTCTTGAACTGGCGGCTGTGGCTGCTAGCTGTGTAAACCCGCGTTGACCGGAGGAAGTGGAGCGCGGCTGATGGGAGGTGGGTAACCGAGACTGGCATGAGGTCTGTGCCAGTTGTATTGATGCAGCCAAGGTAGCGGGTGAGCGGCACGTTGCTCTGGAGTGTCATAACTGCAGACGTATGCCCACTCACGCAAGCTAGTCTGGATGAAGCGTCCGGCCTTGCCATTGGTGCGATGCCTGTAGGATTTGGTCCATAGATGGAGCAAGCCAAGTCTGCGCACCAGGCGGCGCAAGCGCTTGGATCGGCAGCAGACGCCATTGTCAGTCATGATGCGAGTAAGCCGAGGCCCCGGTAGTAGCGCAGCGCCTGAAGAAGCGCGCCGCAGGCGCTGGTGCCGCGCTCATCGGGATGCAGGGAGCTGAACGCTATTCGGCTGGCATCATCGATGGCTACACGGACGAACTCCCAGCCGGCGCCGTCCGAGTTCTGCTGGCGGTTGCCCGTCACGCGGTGGCCGGGTCGGCGGCGGCAACATCCACTGCATCACCCAGCAGCAGCCGGCACCGCTGTCGCGCTGAAACGCTGGCCTTGAGCCTGCCAGCCAGGCAGGAGGAGGTTCGATGGAGTTTCTGGTCAACCTCGACGTCGACGACCTGGAACGGGCCGTCGACTTCTACGGATCGGTGTTCGACCTGCGGGTCGGCCGCCGTCTCGGCACTTTCGCCGTGGAAATGCTCGGCGGTCCGACGCCAATCTATCTGCTGCACAAGACCGCTGGCAGCGCCGCCACAGCGGACGGCTCTCGGCACCGCGACTACGCGCGGCACTGGACGCCGCTGCACCTGGATTTCGTCGTCGA
This DNA window, taken from Pseudomonas sp. FeN3W, encodes the following:
- a CDS encoding VOC family protein is translated as MEFLVNLDVDDLERAVDFYGSVFDLRVGRRLGTFAVEMLGGPTPIYLLHKTAGSAATADGSRHRDYARHWTPLHLDFVVENIESATARAIAQGARLEQPIATQVGHKLALMADPFGHGFCLLQFTERGYDELAN
- a CDS encoding gluconate:H+ symporter — its product is MDATAIAGPQLMVGLVLAIIVLIVLVLKTRIHALLALIIAASIAGLVGGMAPDALVKSITTGFGATLSTIGLVIGFGVMMGRLLEVSGAAERMAYTFVRWLGSKREEWAMMVTGYIVSVPIFCDSAFVILNPLVRALSRNTGKSMLTLGIALAAGLMLTHHAVPPTPGPLGIAGIFNVDVGLMIFWGMVFTLPGMFVLVAYARIMGPRIEAMIAQSGQAPLEPAAAYRDVLERADAREAELPPLWLSMLPILLPILLIFANTLIVAITKLNGDSTLAQSLFGQTIAFVGNPVIAVGLGVLAALYGLVPRRPREEVIAHMEKGVESAGIILLVTGAGGALGAVLRDSGAGQYMGEWVATLPLPAVLIPFVIASLVRLIQGSGTVAMITGASISAPILASIPDVNMVFAAQAAAIGSMVFSYFNDSYFWVVNRMLGVTNAKHQLLTWSVPTTLGWLSSLLTLLLFNAILG